One window of the Leptospira koniambonensis genome contains the following:
- a CDS encoding MBL fold metallo-hydrolase, whose amino-acid sequence MATLAKRKAQNSPGQIYVDSSCIDCETCRILAGDVFGEDQTGSFVKKQPESESEKFQALQALVACPTASIGTEDRIDLTEAKLSFPRQIQDEVYHCGFHSKDSFGAFSYLIVREEGNVLVDSPRYIPSLSEKIKNLGGIKYHFLTHRDDVADHEKFHADFGTQRIIHEGDLSAVPNAEIVIKERDPFSLEQDLLIIPGPGHTRGHSTLLYKHKFLFSGDHLAFDPKKERLIAFKGACWYSWEEQTKSMQDLENYNFEWLLPGHGHPTHTDRKRMSEMLRSCVLWMQKR is encoded by the coding sequence ATGGCGACTTTGGCAAAAAGAAAAGCCCAAAATTCTCCCGGACAGATCTATGTGGATTCCAGTTGTATAGATTGTGAAACCTGTAGGATATTGGCGGGAGACGTTTTTGGAGAAGACCAAACTGGTTCCTTTGTCAAAAAACAACCTGAATCAGAATCCGAAAAATTCCAAGCCTTACAAGCATTAGTTGCCTGTCCCACAGCTTCTATCGGAACAGAAGATCGAATTGATCTTACAGAAGCAAAATTATCTTTTCCAAGACAGATCCAAGATGAGGTCTATCATTGTGGTTTCCATTCAAAGGATTCATTTGGTGCCTTCTCCTATTTAATTGTCCGGGAAGAAGGTAACGTACTCGTAGATTCTCCCAGGTATATTCCATCACTTTCCGAAAAAATAAAAAACCTGGGTGGGATCAAATACCATTTCCTAACTCATAGAGATGATGTAGCAGATCACGAAAAATTTCATGCTGACTTTGGAACCCAAAGGATCATCCACGAAGGAGATCTATCTGCGGTCCCGAATGCAGAAATCGTGATTAAAGAAAGGGACCCATTCTCACTCGAGCAGGACCTATTGATAATACCTGGGCCTGGACATACAAGAGGACATTCTACTCTATTATATAAACATAAATTTCTATTTTCTGGGGACCATCTTGCGTTTGATCCTAAGAAAGAAAGGTTGATCGCTTTTAAAGGCGCTTGTTGGTATTCTTGGGAAGAACAAACCAAGTCCATGCAGGACTTGGAAAATTATAATTTTGAGTGGCTTCTTCCAGGCCACGGGCACCCCACTCATACGGATCGGAAGCGTATGAGTGAGATGCTTAGGTCCTGCGTTCTATGGATGCAAAAACGTTAG
- a CDS encoding MBL fold metallo-hydrolase, which produces MPNYTRKITFGSLLLFSLLTSNDCFLGAPIKKTAQVWKSESKQEKKFKNWEEVLSKPTRLEVTAFLTGNVFTGPSVLIDADNPKTPEKEKRDQWVPALSYLIKHPEQGYFLLDSGVPNIDSENRCDFSLIGPLFNTKCLSEPGRDTASQLNTLNISNDNLNFVLASHLHWDHIGGMKALRNRGPVRVLIHEEEAKDASKIFAVFHGYSSEALSVDFDLSILPKENFFEMPILGSVYDLYGDGSVWVISAKGHTEGEIAVLLNAASGPLLFTFDSSHLKGGFDNEVPPGFTVNKEMGTDIIRRMNSFVKKFPKTKVIYGHEPSQWGEAPVVKLTK; this is translated from the coding sequence ATGCCAAACTATACTCGAAAAATCACTTTTGGGAGCCTTCTACTATTCTCCCTTTTAACCAGTAACGATTGTTTTTTAGGAGCTCCTATAAAGAAAACTGCTCAGGTTTGGAAGAGCGAATCAAAACAGGAGAAAAAGTTCAAGAATTGGGAAGAAGTTTTATCCAAACCCACCCGTTTAGAAGTCACAGCCTTTCTGACAGGTAATGTTTTTACAGGACCTTCTGTCTTGATAGATGCAGATAATCCGAAGACACCGGAAAAAGAAAAACGAGACCAATGGGTACCCGCCCTTAGTTACCTAATAAAACATCCGGAACAAGGATATTTCCTATTGGATTCTGGGGTACCCAACATCGATTCCGAGAATCGATGCGATTTCAGCCTAATCGGTCCATTATTCAATACGAAATGTCTCTCAGAGCCTGGGCGAGACACTGCAAGCCAACTAAATACATTAAATATTTCTAATGATAATTTAAATTTCGTTTTAGCATCTCATTTACACTGGGATCATATCGGCGGGATGAAAGCTCTCCGAAATAGGGGGCCGGTTCGCGTATTGATACATGAGGAAGAAGCCAAAGACGCGAGTAAAATATTCGCAGTTTTTCACGGATATTCCTCAGAAGCACTTTCCGTTGATTTCGATCTGTCAATTCTTCCTAAGGAGAATTTTTTCGAGATGCCTATTCTAGGTTCGGTTTACGATCTTTATGGTGACGGTTCTGTTTGGGTAATCTCCGCTAAAGGCCATACGGAAGGCGAAATTGCAGTCCTACTCAATGCGGCAAGCGGGCCCTTATTATTCACGTTCGATTCCTCCCACTTAAAAGGTGGATTCGATAACGAAGTCCCTCCTGGATTTACAGTGAACAAAGAGATGGGAACGGATATCATTCGTAGAATGAATTCCTTCGTAAAAAAGTTTCCAAAAACGAAAGTAATTTACGGGCATGAACCTTCTCAGTGGGGGGAAGCACCGGTCGTCAAATTGACGAAATAA
- a CDS encoding substrate-binding periplasmic protein — MVFRIFGLLFSFLILSSSYAQGISNSRLDEIQKRGELRVTGNRNFDPFYISDPKEGFPGFDAELGKKYAEFLGVKYTFTNRPEFEDYAEAIKNGEADIAFSGLSSTLERSKKGSFSSPYLVSTTGALVNKNALPPPPEGNIISTVYFRSVKDLDSVIGLSFSVRAFSASHEYLLSIFPNSRIFTYGSMESAWNSVKEGQANCFVGDSLYIKGLLLKQRSILSNFRALIEPVQENHVSALLPKGDIYFSRNFEFFLSELKRTGELKSLEDKYFNRSDWVK, encoded by the coding sequence ATGGTGTTTCGAATATTCGGACTTCTATTTTCTTTTTTGATCCTTTCTTCTTCGTATGCTCAAGGTATCTCAAATTCTCGTTTGGATGAGATCCAAAAAAGAGGAGAATTAAGAGTTACAGGAAACCGTAACTTCGACCCATTTTATATCTCTGATCCGAAAGAAGGATTTCCAGGATTCGATGCTGAACTTGGAAAAAAATACGCAGAGTTCTTAGGTGTAAAATACACATTCACAAACCGTCCAGAATTCGAAGATTACGCGGAAGCAATCAAAAACGGGGAAGCAGATATTGCATTTTCTGGTTTAAGTTCTACATTAGAAAGATCTAAAAAAGGAAGTTTCAGTTCTCCTTATTTAGTTTCTACAACAGGGGCGCTCGTGAATAAGAATGCACTTCCTCCTCCTCCAGAAGGGAATATTATCTCTACAGTATATTTCAGAAGTGTAAAGGATCTGGATAGTGTAATCGGACTTAGCTTTTCTGTTAGGGCATTTTCTGCCAGTCATGAATACCTTTTGAGTATTTTTCCGAATTCCAGAATATTCACTTACGGTTCTATGGAAAGCGCTTGGAATTCAGTGAAAGAAGGACAGGCAAATTGTTTTGTAGGAGATTCTCTTTATATCAAGGGTTTGCTTCTCAAACAAAGAAGTATTTTATCCAATTTTAGAGCTCTCATTGAGCCAGTTCAAGAAAATCATGTGAGTGCTTTACTTCCTAAAGGAGATATTTATTTCTCCCGTAATTTTGAATTTTTTCTGTCGGAGCTCAAACGTACAGGAGAATTAAAAAGTTTAGAGGATAAGTATTTTAACAGAAGTGACTGGGTGAAATAA
- a CDS encoding LIC10920 family plasminogen-binding lipoprotein: MSPFVQTSLYSPRTYLVFFLLCFLSCENRDADKVSLTVFGDGVAFNIDGELDMDKTASCGTATPYSSSSTSTTTTTTTTSTSTTNLFTVITRLYFKTGEYLYLKFLYDATQNQGSIDSTQGFSYSGGIGTSAVVSNYGKIYWGGSGVPVDTSVSSSQALSYLTVDLDLVGTAVSSGSVALSLTQCYTVDNINCTSATSTSMCYTQDGETCYNTQNVSGPSVSIKGEVNCTSSTISSGSSSSTSTQ, encoded by the coding sequence TTGAGTCCTTTCGTACAAACCAGTTTATATAGTCCGCGTACATACTTAGTATTCTTCTTACTTTGTTTTTTATCCTGCGAGAATCGAGATGCGGATAAGGTAAGCTTAACCGTTTTTGGGGACGGAGTTGCGTTCAATATAGACGGAGAATTGGATATGGATAAGACCGCAAGTTGCGGAACGGCAACTCCTTATAGTTCTTCCAGCACTAGTACGACCACAACCACCACTACTACAAGTACAAGCACCACGAATCTATTTACAGTAATCACCAGATTATATTTTAAAACCGGAGAATATCTTTATCTCAAGTTTTTATATGATGCTACCCAGAACCAAGGATCGATTGATTCCACCCAAGGTTTTTCTTATTCAGGAGGAATCGGAACCTCTGCAGTGGTTTCCAATTACGGTAAAATTTATTGGGGAGGAAGTGGCGTGCCTGTGGATACAAGTGTTTCTAGTTCTCAGGCACTTTCTTATCTCACTGTGGATTTAGACCTGGTAGGGACAGCAGTCTCAAGTGGAAGTGTAGCTCTTTCTCTCACCCAATGTTATACTGTGGACAATATCAATTGTACTTCCGCAACTTCTACAAGTATGTGTTATACACAAGACGGGGAGACATGTTATAATACTCAGAATGTTTCAGGTCCTTCTGTAAGTATAAAAGGAGAAGTGAATTGTACAAGTAGTACAATTTCTTCAGGAAGTTCTTCTAGTACTAGTACACAATAA
- a CDS encoding matrixin family metalloprotease, which yields MRVSLALSVLCLIAFSQCAQMENPSSDLTWEEKQLLWIAYGEEMKGGLQLTKAAAQKWGLGIDVYPAKTRVDRMRNTIAFTESGKCHVEGISQKNIKDCQLFSSNPFYLAACSISATTTIQNSVIFIFKDRIKATADAMRMEGSNIDAKEYIIATVAHEVGHCLGLQHSQDPKDLMFPMLTGSVFEPSRTEMHAAQALYDTSLPPGSIDDSNLYTKQSDFTYLKQYTVPSFAVFGNINMEEED from the coding sequence ATGAGGGTATCTTTAGCTCTGTCCGTACTATGCCTTATTGCATTTTCGCAATGTGCCCAAATGGAAAATCCTTCTAGTGATCTCACTTGGGAAGAAAAACAACTTCTCTGGATCGCATACGGAGAAGAGATGAAAGGCGGCCTACAACTTACAAAAGCAGCGGCTCAAAAATGGGGCCTTGGTATAGATGTTTATCCTGCTAAAACCAGAGTAGACAGAATGAGAAATACAATCGCATTTACCGAGTCAGGAAAATGCCATGTCGAAGGTATCTCTCAGAAGAATATAAAAGATTGTCAGCTATTCTCTTCTAATCCTTTTTATCTTGCCGCATGTTCTATTAGTGCAACTACCACTATTCAAAACAGTGTAATTTTTATCTTTAAAGATAGGATCAAAGCAACTGCTGATGCAATGAGAATGGAAGGAAGCAATATCGACGCAAAAGAATATATTATTGCGACAGTTGCTCATGAAGTGGGGCATTGTCTTGGATTACAACATTCACAAGATCCTAAAGATCTGATGTTCCCAATGTTGACTGGAAGTGTATTTGAACCTAGCAGAACTGAAATGCATGCAGCACAAGCGTTGTATGATACTTCTTTACCGCCTGGTTCGATAGATGATTCTAATCTATATACGAAACAATCAGACTTTACTTACTTAAAACAATATACCGTTCCTTCGTTTGCGGTATTCGGAAATATAAATATGGAAGAGGAAGACTGA
- a CDS encoding helix-turn-helix domain-containing protein produces the protein MEYKKDFSPLQLNLGIQYSEIAPCTALISCIAYYWEFSSELSTPSQYQVVPDACVDLIMNVNSDDPILISLSPISLESFPIQPGDRWFGIRFLPSGIRRFFKMDLGEIKAQTYPFYEIFPTEAKELEDKLRISNSFFNRIKTCDLYFSELLKKKSLETDQRIQTSLHEIYSDFQKPTEKLGFQISSRHLRRLFSENIGLSPKEFAKVLRFQTALRNWKENGQLDIGEGFYDQSHFIKDWKKFTGLTPSSLRKFR, from the coding sequence ATGGAATACAAAAAAGATTTCAGTCCGTTACAACTCAATCTAGGAATCCAATATTCCGAGATCGCGCCTTGCACAGCACTCATCTCTTGTATCGCATATTACTGGGAATTCAGTTCCGAACTATCCACACCGAGCCAATACCAAGTCGTTCCAGATGCTTGCGTAGATCTAATCATGAATGTAAACTCGGATGATCCTATCTTAATTTCACTCTCCCCTATTTCCTTAGAAAGTTTTCCGATCCAGCCAGGAGATCGTTGGTTTGGAATACGATTTTTACCTTCTGGAATTCGCAGATTTTTTAAAATGGATTTAGGAGAGATCAAAGCTCAAACTTATCCTTTTTATGAAATATTTCCGACAGAAGCCAAAGAGTTAGAAGATAAATTAAGAATTTCTAATTCTTTTTTCAATCGTATCAAAACATGTGATCTTTATTTTTCGGAACTTTTAAAGAAGAAGTCCTTAGAAACTGACCAACGAATCCAAACTTCTCTGCACGAGATATATTCAGATTTTCAAAAGCCCACTGAAAAATTAGGATTTCAAATTTCTTCCAGGCATCTGAGAAGATTGTTTTCCGAAAATATAGGACTTTCTCCTAAGGAATTTGCAAAAGTTCTTAGGTTCCAAACTGCTCTCAGAAATTGGAAGGAAAACGGCCAGTTGGATATTGGAGAAGGTTTTTATGACCAGTCTCATTTTATTAAAGACTGGAAGAAATTTACCGGTCTCACACCTTCTTCTTTGCGTAAATTCCGCTAA
- a CDS encoding glycosyl hydrolase family 18 protein — MKRIIDQLFFLILILAFSAVLGACFLEQPNGSQKVVHPTAKEGRLFASTWSQDFYAMMKYVHLYDEIHPFLYNLEGGRSNTGRILSVWKKDEIDERIRWLRLMSPRTLIIPTIFRWENDFEKVSDVIGLNGNTKVRDLHIQNILKEIDTYGYDGIDIDYEGMTCEKKEVFQEFLILLRDELHKKGKILSVAIHPKTVAEKTSVYPCKGLKSPIQVDFYEAYRGQLTHDYEFLGKVADKVKIMAYELHPRKQGFPGPGPQAPDWWIDKILEYAVARIPNEKLYMAIPTYGYDWALHCQAETKSVYYSRAKWIRDKMAPRKEEPTDVLEIFKTQPKAADWTYLRPYLYRHQGHVYSDPSLWYRMGGCDRVAFYMNRSAFEKKMKILDKYKIRGFSFWQLIEDNDPEINKYLEEKLGEEAKITPSP; from the coding sequence TTGAAACGTATTATTGATCAGCTATTTTTCCTTATTCTTATTTTAGCATTCTCTGCCGTTTTGGGAGCATGCTTTTTGGAGCAGCCAAATGGATCCCAAAAGGTTGTACATCCAACAGCTAAAGAAGGCAGATTATTTGCTTCTACCTGGTCCCAAGATTTTTATGCGATGATGAAGTATGTCCATCTTTATGATGAGATCCATCCATTTTTGTATAATCTGGAAGGAGGTCGCAGCAATACTGGACGTATACTTTCCGTTTGGAAGAAGGATGAAATAGACGAAAGGATCCGTTGGCTAAGGCTCATGTCTCCTCGTACATTGATCATTCCCACAATCTTTCGATGGGAAAATGATTTCGAAAAAGTTTCGGATGTGATCGGTCTAAATGGAAATACTAAAGTTAGAGATCTTCATATCCAAAATATTCTTAAAGAGATAGATACTTATGGATACGATGGGATAGATATAGACTACGAAGGAATGACCTGCGAGAAAAAAGAAGTATTTCAGGAATTTCTAATACTTCTTCGTGACGAACTGCATAAAAAAGGAAAAATCTTATCAGTAGCCATTCACCCTAAGACTGTTGCAGAGAAAACTTCCGTATATCCTTGTAAAGGGTTAAAATCTCCTATCCAAGTGGATTTTTACGAAGCCTATAGAGGACAATTAACTCACGATTATGAGTTTTTGGGAAAGGTTGCAGATAAGGTCAAAATTATGGCCTATGAACTGCATCCCCGTAAGCAAGGTTTTCCAGGTCCTGGACCCCAGGCTCCTGATTGGTGGATCGATAAAATTTTAGAATATGCAGTTGCTCGTATTCCTAATGAAAAGTTGTATATGGCAATCCCAACATATGGATATGATTGGGCATTACATTGTCAGGCAGAAACAAAATCAGTCTATTATTCGCGCGCAAAATGGATCCGGGATAAAATGGCCCCTAGGAAAGAAGAGCCAACAGACGTATTAGAAATTTTTAAAACACAGCCAAAGGCGGCAGATTGGACTTATCTCAGGCCTTATTTATACAGACACCAAGGACATGTATATTCAGATCCTTCTCTTTGGTATCGAATGGGTGGCTGTGATCGTGTAGCATTCTATATGAATAGAAGCGCTTTCGAAAAGAAGATGAAAATATTAGATAAATATAAGATCCGGGGATTTTCTTTCTGGCAATTGATAGAAGATAACGATCCTGAGATCAATAAATATCTGGAAGAAAAATTAGGAGAAGAAGCCAAGATCACTCCTTCTCCTTAA
- the bcp gene encoding thioredoxin-dependent thiol peroxidase: MSTLKAGSKAPSFTTLNQDGEKVSLKDLAGKNGLVLYFYPKDQTPGCTTEACDFRDNFARLKKEGYNVVGVSKDSVKSHQKFIEKQELNFTLLSDEDGSICEAYGVWQLKKFMGREFMGILRTTFLIGTDLKILKVYPKVSVKGHVDEILGDIKALDKK; this comes from the coding sequence ATGAGTACTTTAAAAGCGGGCTCCAAGGCCCCTAGTTTTACGACCCTGAACCAAGACGGGGAAAAGGTCTCTCTCAAGGATCTGGCAGGAAAGAACGGTCTGGTATTATATTTTTATCCTAAGGACCAAACCCCTGGCTGCACTACTGAGGCCTGTGATTTTAGGGATAATTTCGCGAGACTTAAAAAAGAAGGCTATAATGTAGTCGGCGTCTCCAAAGATTCAGTTAAGTCCCACCAGAAATTTATAGAAAAACAAGAACTCAATTTTACTCTTCTCTCTGATGAAGACGGAAGTATCTGCGAGGCTTATGGAGTCTGGCAGTTGAAAAAGTTTATGGGAAGAGAATTTATGGGAATTCTCAGAACCACGTTCTTGATCGGAACAGATCTGAAAATTTTGAAAGTTTATCCGAAAGTTAGCGTGAAAGGTCACGTGGACGAAATACTCGGAGATATCAAGGCGTTGGACAAAAAATGA
- a CDS encoding VOC family protein, with translation MKLNPGIVTSKLKETKEFYVGKLGFQIVFENDWYILLSTPSGKHEISFLLPDLPGQNPAFQKEYSGFGMYITIETEDVDLLYSELKKKNLTILLDLKEEEWGDRHFAVSDPNGIGIDFVKYTAPVSA, from the coding sequence ATGAAATTAAATCCAGGAATCGTTACAAGTAAACTGAAAGAAACCAAAGAATTCTATGTAGGAAAATTAGGATTTCAGATCGTTTTTGAGAATGATTGGTACATTCTTCTTTCTACCCCAAGCGGAAAACATGAAATTTCATTTTTACTTCCGGATCTTCCAGGCCAAAATCCCGCCTTCCAAAAAGAATATTCTGGATTTGGAATGTATATCACGATTGAAACTGAAGATGTAGATCTTCTTTATTCTGAACTGAAAAAGAAAAACTTAACTATTCTTTTGGATCTAAAGGAAGAAGAATGGGGAGACAGACATTTTGCAGTTTCTGATCCGAATGGTATCGGTATAGATTTCGTGAAGTATACGGCGCCAGTAAGCGCTTAG
- a CDS encoding Spy/CpxP family protein refolding chaperone, with product MDFNKLKLFVLILLVSGSESFIFAEPPPPPPFGPEPFDFFIPGGGPGPRDREEKNFERFSKELSLTPEQIEKAKSATDKRQNISRTMGEKLPALHESLRKLLESPKVDLVAVKSKLKEISDIQLELRFLHIKGRLEFESILTPDQKQKLNQLHKERLNRLKERRDFPPHHHGPPPGPPPGDRDCKNLSINDQVLEARDQIFISDLSFGPDYR from the coding sequence TTGGATTTTAATAAACTCAAATTATTTGTTCTTATTCTATTGGTTTCAGGATCAGAAAGTTTCATATTTGCTGAGCCTCCTCCACCGCCTCCATTCGGCCCAGAACCATTCGATTTTTTTATACCAGGAGGAGGACCAGGCCCAAGAGATAGAGAAGAGAAAAATTTTGAAAGATTTTCCAAAGAACTTTCTCTGACTCCTGAGCAGATCGAAAAAGCAAAATCAGCAACTGACAAAAGACAGAATATTAGCCGAACTATGGGAGAGAAGTTACCTGCTCTCCATGAATCTTTGCGTAAACTATTAGAATCTCCTAAAGTAGATCTGGTAGCAGTAAAATCTAAATTAAAAGAGATCAGCGATATTCAACTCGAATTAAGATTTTTGCACATAAAAGGCAGACTGGAATTTGAGTCCATTTTGACTCCTGATCAAAAACAAAAACTAAACCAACTCCATAAGGAAAGATTAAATAGACTCAAAGAGAGAAGAGACTTTCCTCCTCATCACCATGGTCCACCTCCCGGCCCTCCTCCTGGAGATAGAGACTGTAAGAACCTGTCCATAAATGACCAGGTTCTTGAAGCCCGAGACCAAATCTTTATCAGCGACTTAAGTTTTGGACCGGACTATAGATAG
- a CDS encoding RNA polymerase sigma factor produces MTESELIRIIESSKETVLKSIRRHILPGMASLVEDLVQDTYLRYYLKFKNKPSLDHQEANRWLYVAARNECRRAIRKWNREGRAYSKLQAEIKVSEKKESQDLAAIEPDPDKRKWMESQINLLPSPYKETMILRLGGEKMESIAKKLDISEGTVKSRISRAKEWLSRFASNQKGREKK; encoded by the coding sequence ATGACGGAATCCGAATTAATCCGGATCATAGAATCCAGCAAGGAGACTGTCCTTAAGTCCATCCGCAGGCATATTTTGCCTGGGATGGCTTCTTTAGTTGAGGACCTGGTCCAAGATACATATTTAAGATATTATCTTAAGTTCAAGAATAAGCCTAGTCTGGATCATCAAGAAGCAAATCGCTGGTTGTATGTAGCTGCCAGAAACGAATGTAGAAGAGCGATTCGGAAATGGAATAGAGAAGGAAGAGCTTATTCAAAATTACAAGCAGAGATAAAAGTTTCCGAAAAGAAAGAATCTCAAGATTTAGCAGCGATAGAGCCAGATCCAGACAAACGTAAATGGATGGAATCTCAAATTAATCTCTTGCCTTCTCCATATAAAGAAACTATGATACTTAGGTTGGGTGGCGAGAAGATGGAATCGATCGCTAAAAAACTGGATATCTCCGAAGGAACAGTCAAGTCCAGGATCTCTAGAGCAAAAGAATGGTTATCTCGATTCGCATCGAATCAGAAAGGAAGAGAAAAAAAATGA
- a CDS encoding leucyl aminopeptidase, whose amino-acid sequence MKIERSKINFSIGKNTSKNIYKVIPVTKDNLPKELETKFSDQIRSGIFTAESGQSFIDESEKIIYLGLGNSNKVSIRSVAQIFLSIGEKLRKWDSVGLEIKLTRFLTKTLSPSSLVYQIANSIDLGAFPINVLTKDFKEKKLKFGNVSFVLEDPNAEKSAKAGLDKSRAVSKYVNGARYIAHLPANHFTPEEFVSRSKEIAKEAGLKITVMDEPQLKKEKMGGILAVSQGSDKKPKMIVLEYNPPKAKSKKKLALIGKGLTFDSGGISIKPAQDMHEMKYDMCGAAAVIHAIGAIAELGISVPVIAAIGVAENMPDAAALKPGDVYTAHNGLTVEVQNTDAEGRLVLGDVLSYVGKKYKPDYMIDLATLTGAIIISLGHEAAGVMSNSDKLRGLLDEASTSSDERTWNLPLWEEYGEDLKSDIADLRNIAGRPGGSLSAAKYLERFVDPGIDWAHIDIAGTAWRKKASGTQIGNGPSGYGVRLLVDLAEKLEKNRGV is encoded by the coding sequence ATGAAGATAGAAAGATCAAAAATCAATTTTAGCATCGGGAAGAACACTTCCAAAAATATTTATAAAGTAATCCCTGTTACAAAAGACAATCTGCCTAAAGAATTAGAGACCAAATTTTCTGATCAGATCCGTTCAGGAATATTCACAGCAGAATCCGGCCAAAGTTTTATAGATGAGTCCGAAAAAATTATCTACCTTGGCCTTGGGAACTCCAACAAAGTTAGCATTCGCTCTGTAGCTCAGATTTTCTTGAGTATAGGAGAAAAACTTCGTAAATGGGATTCAGTTGGATTGGAGATCAAACTCACCAGATTTTTGACCAAAACTCTTTCCCCTTCTTCTTTGGTTTATCAGATCGCAAATTCAATCGATCTAGGTGCATTTCCAATCAATGTTCTTACAAAGGATTTTAAAGAGAAAAAACTAAAATTCGGAAATGTAAGTTTCGTATTAGAAGATCCTAATGCAGAAAAATCTGCTAAAGCAGGTTTGGATAAATCCAGAGCAGTCAGCAAATATGTGAATGGCGCCAGATATATCGCTCACCTTCCTGCGAATCATTTCACTCCAGAAGAATTTGTTTCTCGTTCCAAAGAGATCGCAAAAGAAGCAGGACTAAAGATCACTGTAATGGACGAACCCCAGCTTAAAAAAGAAAAGATGGGTGGAATTCTTGCAGTTTCCCAAGGTTCAGATAAAAAGCCTAAGATGATCGTTTTGGAATATAACCCACCTAAGGCAAAATCCAAAAAGAAATTAGCTCTGATCGGAAAGGGTCTCACATTCGATTCGGGCGGGATCAGTATCAAACCTGCACAAGACATGCACGAAATGAAATATGATATGTGCGGTGCTGCTGCAGTGATCCATGCGATCGGAGCGATCGCAGAATTAGGCATCTCAGTTCCAGTAATTGCTGCTATCGGAGTTGCGGAGAATATGCCGGATGCTGCCGCTTTGAAACCGGGAGACGTTTATACTGCTCATAATGGACTCACTGTAGAAGTCCAAAACACGGATGCAGAAGGCCGTCTTGTTTTAGGGGATGTTCTTTCTTACGTAGGAAAAAAATACAAACCGGACTACATGATAGATCTGGCCACTTTAACAGGAGCAATCATCATTTCTTTGGGCCATGAAGCTGCTGGAGTTATGAGTAATTCCGACAAACTACGTGGGCTTTTGGACGAGGCTTCTACTTCTTCCGACGAAAGAACCTGGAATCTACCTTTATGGGAAGAATATGGTGAAGACCTAAAAAGTGATATAGCGGATTTACGTAATATTGCAGGACGTCCTGGTGGAAGCCTTTCTGCTGCAAAATACCTGGAACGTTTTGTGGATCCAGGAATTGACTGGGCTCATATTGATATTGCAGGAACTGCTTGGAGAAAAAAAGCATCTGGGACCCAAATTGGGAACGGACCAAGTGGATATGGCGTAAGGCTGCTTGTAGACCTGGCCGAAAAATTAGAAAAAAACCGGGGAGTTTAA
- a CDS encoding lytic transglycosylase domain-containing protein, protein MLQPKIRKRYIFIASLPLVYQSLVAPIAGSLIGKSAPGRNSLPESTQIKEYIRSERPSLTESELELLSLTVEKESERINNSACGVYCQKGEKAGLLLGIIKTESEFYRKARSKKNALGLMQIMPGTGSWIASWEGKHIKKQDLLEPETNIHLGVSYLNHLLETHEGNIRTALLAYNAGPGAVKKWGGVPAYAESVFSGQEEYLGSRESF, encoded by the coding sequence ATGCTCCAGCCTAAAATCCGAAAAAGATACATATTCATCGCCTCGTTACCACTAGTCTACCAATCACTGGTAGCCCCTATCGCGGGTTCCTTGATAGGAAAGAGCGCGCCTGGTAGGAACTCCCTCCCAGAATCCACCCAAATTAAAGAATACATTCGTTCCGAAAGACCAAGCCTTACCGAATCTGAGCTGGAACTTCTCTCCTTAACCGTAGAAAAGGAGTCAGAAAGGATCAATAATAGCGCCTGCGGAGTTTATTGCCAAAAAGGAGAGAAGGCTGGGCTACTTCTCGGGATCATCAAAACAGAGTCCGAATTCTACAGGAAAGCAAGATCCAAGAAGAATGCATTGGGGCTTATGCAGATCATGCCCGGGACCGGATCCTGGATCGCATCTTGGGAAGGAAAACATATCAAGAAGCAAGACCTATTGGAGCCAGAGACAAATATCCATCTTGGAGTCTCTTATCTGAACCATTTGTTGGAAACCCATGAGGGAAATATCCGAACTGCCCTTCTCGCTTATAACGCGGGACCGGGAGCGGTTAAAAAATGGGGAGGAGTTCCTGCCTACGCAGAGAGCGTATTTTCAGGCCAGGAAGAATATTTAGGAAGCAGGGAATCATTCTAA